In a genomic window of Allomeiothermus silvanus DSM 9946:
- a CDS encoding AI-2E family transporter yields MRATFREVWKNPWVRAAAYLGIGLLVLLLLLHLLSQARAAIVTLAIGFGFAYLTSPVVRWFERRKLPRWLGVLAVYVGLLVFLALASALLAETVGRFSQMVGKLPATMGVALQWLHDTPANLGAVPLPEEVRSLLSEFGLNLQRILEGFGQSLLGTLQNLLSQGGRLVDFLIGLVGGVAQALVALVISIYLLYDLPRIASALLQLIPKPYQSRTLEIARKADLAFGGYIRGQLQVAFWVGLTIGVGLALVGVPLAGGLGLLAGVFNLIPYVGVIVSTVPALLLAATVGWPTVLLTLLVVWLTNQLEGHLLSPRILGSTTNLHPVTVIAAILIGASLFGLLGALLMVPTAAFAKILIQDYYLKSRLYEEG; encoded by the coding sequence ATGCGAGCAACGTTTCGAGAGGTTTGGAAAAACCCCTGGGTCCGCGCAGCAGCCTATCTGGGGATCGGCCTGTTGGTGCTTCTCTTGCTACTCCACCTACTAAGTCAGGCCCGAGCGGCGATTGTTACCTTGGCCATCGGCTTTGGCTTCGCCTACCTGACCAGCCCGGTGGTGCGCTGGTTCGAGCGGCGCAAGCTACCCCGCTGGTTAGGGGTTTTGGCCGTGTACGTGGGGCTTCTGGTCTTCCTGGCCCTGGCCTCGGCCTTGCTGGCGGAGACGGTGGGGCGCTTCTCCCAGATGGTGGGCAAGCTCCCAGCCACCATGGGTGTGGCGCTACAATGGCTGCACGATACCCCGGCCAACCTGGGGGCCGTTCCGCTCCCGGAGGAGGTGCGCTCGTTGCTCTCCGAGTTCGGGCTGAACCTGCAGCGCATCCTCGAGGGGTTTGGCCAAAGCCTGTTGGGCACCCTGCAAAACCTACTCTCGCAAGGTGGGCGGCTGGTCGATTTTCTCATTGGTTTGGTAGGCGGGGTGGCGCAGGCACTGGTGGCGCTGGTAATTTCCATCTATCTGCTTTACGACCTACCCAGGATCGCTAGCGCGCTGCTGCAACTCATCCCCAAACCCTACCAGTCCCGCACCCTGGAGATCGCCCGCAAAGCCGACTTGGCTTTCGGTGGCTATATTCGTGGCCAGCTGCAGGTGGCGTTTTGGGTGGGGCTCACCATAGGGGTGGGCCTCGCTCTGGTAGGGGTTCCGCTGGCGGGAGGGCTAGGCTTGCTGGCCGGGGTATTCAACCTGATCCCCTACGTGGGGGTGATCGTCTCCACGGTCCCGGCCTTGCTTCTAGCCGCTACGGTAGGCTGGCCGACGGTGCTGCTGACGTTGCTGGTAGTATGGCTGACCAACCAGCTCGAAGGGCACCTGCTCTCTCCGCGCATCCTGGGTTCGACTACCAACCTGCACCCGGTTACGGTGATCGCGGCAATCCTGATAGGAGCCAGCCTATTCGGCCTGCTGGGGGCTTTGCTGATGGTGCCTACGGCGGCGTTTGCCAAAATCCTGATCCAGGACTACTACCTCAAAAGCCGCCTATACGAGGAAGGGTAG
- a CDS encoding Rad52/Rad22 family DNA repair protein yields the protein MNMSKTENTPKSPLEILTSPLRADEIEWKVQASKNGKTLIAPYIDSRAVMSRFDAAFGPFGWQNALKEVGNGEGMAWLCGIGVKDESGEWIWKWDGSGLSDIEPVKGGISGAMKRAATQWGVGRELYNYPKVYLTGEHKFIPLDVLKRLEGLPTAIAKGVRLPEVITLNPNGSDVRKVA from the coding sequence ATGAATATGTCTAAGACAGAAAACACGCCTAAGAGCCCGCTCGAGATCCTGACTTCCCCCCTGCGAGCCGACGAGATTGAGTGGAAGGTGCAGGCCAGCAAAAACGGTAAGACCCTGATCGCCCCCTATATTGATTCCCGCGCGGTGATGAGCCGCTTCGACGCGGCTTTTGGGCCGTTTGGCTGGCAGAACGCCCTCAAGGAGGTGGGTAACGGCGAGGGCATGGCTTGGCTATGTGGGATTGGTGTCAAGGATGAGAGCGGCGAGTGGATCTGGAAGTGGGACGGCTCCGGCCTTTCCGACATCGAACCGGTCAAAGGGGGCATCTCTGGGGCCATGAAGCGCGCCGCGACTCAGTGGGGGGTAGGGCGTGAACTCTACAACTACCCCAAGGTCTACCTCACCGGCGAGCACAAGTTCATCCCCTTGGACGTGCTGAAGCGGCTCGAGGGCCTACCCACGGCCATCGCCAAAGGCGTGCGCCTGCCCGAAGTCATCACCCTCAACCCCAATGGCAGCGACGTACGTAAGGTAGCCTAA